Proteins from one Cryptomeria japonica chromosome 4, Sugi_1.0, whole genome shotgun sequence genomic window:
- the LOC131027239 gene encoding probable xyloglucan endotransglucosylase/hydrolase protein 7 encodes MESLKSCLTGACIFLLLLGAPLTIIARPISFLEDFNVTWAEDHVKVLPDNSSIQLILDQNAGAGFASKYQYKFGLISVKIKLVAGDSAGTVTAFYMSSSMDAIRDELDFEFLGNRSGQPYTVQTNVFANGKGDREQRVNLWFDPSKDFHTYSILWNHNHIIFSVDQVPIRVYKNNEGKFGVPFPRNRSMGIYSTLWNADNWATRGGLEKIDWSKSPFYAYYKDFNIESCTLPLNASCETDRSNWWEGASYRQLSPLQERLYRWVRVNYMVYDYCSDKSRFPVPPPECSAGL; translated from the exons ATGGAGAGCTTGAAAAGTTGTCTTACAGGAGCATGCATTTTCCTCTTACTACTAGGCGCTCCTCTTACCATTATTGCTCGTCCGATATCTTTTTTGGAGGATTTTAATGTTACATGGGCAGAGGACCATGTGAAAGTATTGCCTGATAATAGCTCCATTCAGCTCATATTGGATCAAAATGCAG GTGCTGGGTTTGCTTCCAAGTATCAGTACAAGTTTGGGCTCATTAGTGTGAAGATTAAACTTGTCGCAGGAGATTCAGCAGGGACAGTGACTGCTTTCTAT ATGTCTTCAAGCATGGACGCAATACGAGATGAACTGGATTTCGAGTTTCTGGGGAACAGATCAGGCCAACCTTACACAGTCCAGACAAACGTGTTTGCCAATGGAAAGGGTGACAGAGAGCAAAGGGTCAATCTCTGGTTCGACCCATCAAAAGACTTCCACACATATTCAATCCTCTGGAACCACAACCACATCAT ATTTTCAGTGGATCAGGTTCCCATACGAGTCTACAAGAACAATGAAGGGAAATTTGGTGTTCCATTCCCTCGAAACCGAAGTATGGGAATATATTCTACACTGTGGAATGCAGATAACTGGGCAACAAGAGGAGGATTAGAGAAGATAGATTGGAGCAAATCCCCCTTTTATGCTTACTACAAAGATTTCAACATTGAATCCTGTACACTCCcactcaatgcaagctgtgaaacgGATCGTAGTAACTGGTGGGAAGGAGCGAGTTACAGGCAACTTAGTCCATTACAAGAGAGATTGTATAGGTGGGTGAGGGTGAATTACATGGTTTATGATTATTGCTCCGACAAGTCAAGGTTTCCAGTCCCACCGCCTGAGTGCTCTGCGGGCCTTTGA